A stretch of the Porifericola rhodea genome encodes the following:
- the rpoC gene encoding DNA-directed RNA polymerase subunit beta', which translates to MAFKKNRKISNDFSNVTISLASPESILESSHGEVTQPETINYRTYKPEMGGLFCERIFGPVKDWECHCGKYKRIRYKGIICDRCGVEVTEKKVRRERMGHIELVVPVAHIWYFRSLPNKIGYLLGLPTKKLDQIIYYERYAVIQPGIKAEDGISYLDFLTEDEYLDIIDKLPADNQKLDDTDPNKFIAKMGAEALEMLLARLELDELSYSLRHQAQTDTSQQRKAEALKRLKVVESFRDAKTRIENRPEWMVIKMVPVIPPELRPLVPLDGGRFATSDLNDLYRRVIIRNNRLKRLIDIKAPEVILRNEKRMLQEAVDSLFDNSRKVNAVRSDGNRALKSLSDMLKGKQGRFRQNLLGKRVDYSGRSVIVVGPELKMHECGLPKDMAAELFKPFIIRKLIERGIVKTVKSAKKIVDRKDPVVWDILENVLKGHPVMLNRAPTLHRLGIQAFQPKLIEGKAIQLHPLVCTAFNADFDGDQMAVHVPLGHEAILEASMLMLSSHNIMNPANGAPITVPSQDMVLGLYYVTKGRRSTDDLKVEGEGMMFYSPEEVIIAINEKRISKHAYIKVRVKVRDEESGELSMQTVETVAGRVIFNQLIPEEVGYVNELLTKKKLQQIIARVFKIAGVSRAAKFLDDIKELGFQSAYKGGLSFGLDDIVVPEQKDSLVDQAKEEVDAVRNNYFMGLITDNERYNQVIDIWTRVNSQITSALMKQMEEDRQGFNSIYMMMHSGARGSREQIRQLGGMRGLMAKPQKNLQGSVGEIIENPILSNFKEGLDVIEYFISTHGARKGLADTALKTADAGYLTRRLVDVAQDVVIRDVDCGTVRGLRVAALKDNEEIVEPLSERILGRVSVNDEYDPVSEELLVKSGQEITEEIAQRIDNSGIEEMEIRSPLTCETRHGICSKCYGRNLASGKMVQIGESVGVIAAQSIGEPGTQLTLRTFHVGGTASNIAVDAMIKSKFDGVVEYEEIKHLKTTDDEGEEKIVVMGRSGEIKIVDEKTGKVFSTNNVPYGSFLKVKDGEKVKKGQELCNWDPYNAVILSEYEGTVDFESIEQGITYKEEFDEHTGHREKVITETKDKTKNPAIVINPSKKSELDEPKGYNIPVGAHLAVEKGDKVRAGQVLVKIPRMMSKSRDITGGLPRVTELFEARNPSNPAVVSAINGAVTYGGVKRGNREIFIESKDGVKKRYLVPLSKHILVQDNDYVKAGMALSDGAITPADILSIKGPTAVQEYLVDEIQEVYRLQGVKINDKHIEVIVSQMMQKVEIVDAGDTSFLMRQVVDKFSFREENDLILDKKVVLDAGDSIKLKPGMIVTQRQLRDENSSLKRQDKKVVQVRDAEPALAKPTLQGITQASLGTESFLSAASFQETTKVLSEASIRGKRDELKGLKENIIVGHPIPAGTGIRSYDKIIVHSKEEYEQLKSSRESRKEESQSTLEA; encoded by the coding sequence ATGGCATTCAAGAAAAATAGAAAAATCTCTAACGATTTCTCCAACGTGACTATCAGTCTGGCTTCCCCTGAGTCCATACTGGAGAGCTCTCACGGTGAAGTAACACAACCCGAAACCATTAACTACAGAACCTACAAACCAGAAATGGGTGGTTTGTTTTGCGAGCGTATATTCGGTCCTGTAAAAGATTGGGAGTGTCATTGCGGGAAATACAAGAGAATTAGATATAAAGGAATTATCTGTGACAGATGTGGGGTAGAGGTTACCGAGAAAAAAGTGCGTCGTGAGCGCATGGGGCATATTGAGCTCGTAGTGCCCGTAGCGCATATCTGGTATTTCAGATCTTTACCTAACAAAATAGGTTATCTATTAGGGCTTCCTACTAAGAAGCTTGATCAGATCATCTATTATGAAAGATACGCAGTAATTCAGCCAGGTATTAAAGCAGAAGATGGTATCAGTTACTTAGACTTCCTTACTGAAGATGAGTACCTGGATATTATTGATAAACTTCCTGCGGATAACCAAAAGCTAGATGATACTGACCCTAATAAGTTTATCGCAAAAATGGGAGCAGAAGCGCTTGAAATGCTTTTGGCTCGTCTTGAACTGGATGAACTTTCTTATAGCCTCAGACATCAGGCTCAAACGGATACTTCTCAGCAGCGTAAAGCAGAAGCACTTAAGCGACTGAAAGTAGTTGAGTCTTTCCGTGATGCGAAAACTCGTATAGAAAACCGTCCTGAATGGATGGTCATAAAAATGGTTCCTGTAATTCCGCCAGAATTACGTCCATTGGTACCTTTGGATGGTGGTAGGTTTGCTACCTCTGATTTGAATGACCTGTATCGCAGAGTAATCATTAGAAACAACCGTCTGAAGCGTCTTATAGATATTAAAGCTCCTGAAGTAATTCTTAGAAATGAGAAGAGAATGCTACAGGAAGCCGTAGACTCCTTGTTTGACAACTCACGTAAAGTAAACGCAGTTCGTTCGGATGGTAACCGTGCTCTTAAGTCTTTAAGCGATATGCTTAAAGGTAAGCAAGGTCGTTTCCGTCAAAACCTGCTTGGTAAGCGTGTTGATTATTCTGGTCGTTCAGTAATTGTGGTAGGACCTGAATTGAAAATGCATGAGTGTGGTTTGCCCAAAGATATGGCAGCTGAGCTCTTTAAGCCATTTATTATACGTAAGCTCATTGAGCGTGGTATTGTTAAAACTGTAAAGTCTGCGAAGAAAATTGTAGACCGTAAAGATCCGGTAGTATGGGATATCCTTGAAAATGTATTGAAAGGACACCCTGTTATGCTTAACCGTGCTCCAACACTACACAGACTTGGTATTCAAGCTTTCCAGCCTAAACTTATAGAAGGAAAAGCTATTCAGCTTCATCCATTAGTATGTACAGCATTTAATGCTGACTTTGATGGTGACCAGATGGCGGTTCACGTACCTCTAGGTCATGAGGCTATACTGGAAGCCTCAATGTTGATGTTGTCTTCGCACAATATCATGAACCCTGCGAATGGTGCGCCAATTACAGTGCCTTCACAGGACATGGTATTAGGTCTGTACTATGTGACCAAAGGAAGAAGAAGCACCGATGACCTTAAGGTTGAAGGTGAAGGTATGATGTTCTACTCGCCTGAAGAAGTAATCATTGCTATTAACGAGAAGCGTATCTCTAAGCATGCATATATTAAGGTAAGAGTAAAAGTAAGAGATGAGGAAAGCGGTGAGCTGAGTATGCAAACCGTAGAAACTGTAGCTGGCCGAGTTATATTCAACCAGCTTATTCCTGAGGAAGTAGGGTATGTAAACGAACTATTAACTAAGAAGAAACTACAGCAAATTATTGCTAGAGTATTCAAGATTGCTGGTGTATCTCGCGCCGCTAAATTCTTGGACGATATTAAAGAGCTCGGCTTCCAGTCTGCTTACAAAGGTGGTCTGTCATTCGGACTTGACGATATCGTAGTACCTGAGCAAAAAGATAGTTTGGTAGATCAGGCCAAAGAAGAAGTAGATGCGGTAAGGAACAACTACTTTATGGGTCTAATCACCGATAATGAGCGTTACAATCAGGTAATTGATATCTGGACCAGAGTAAACTCTCAGATCACTTCCGCACTGATGAAGCAGATGGAAGAAGACCGTCAGGGATTTAACTCTATCTATATGATGATGCACTCTGGAGCACGTGGTTCTAGAGAGCAGATCAGACAGTTGGGTGGAATGAGAGGTCTAATGGCTAAGCCTCAAAAGAATTTACAAGGTTCTGTAGGTGAAATTATCGAGAACCCAATCCTTTCAAACTTTAAGGAAGGACTAGACGTAATTGAGTACTTTATCTCTACCCACGGTGCTCGTAAAGGTCTTGCTGATACCGCATTGAAAACTGCGGATGCAGGTTACCTGACCCGTCGTTTAGTAGATGTTGCTCAGGACGTAGTAATCCGCGACGTAGACTGTGGTACAGTAAGAGGGCTGAGAGTAGCTGCTCTTAAAGATAACGAAGAGATCGTTGAACCTCTTTCTGAAAGAATACTAGGTCGTGTGTCTGTAAATGATGAGTACGATCCTGTTTCTGAAGAACTATTAGTAAAATCTGGTCAGGAAATTACTGAGGAAATAGCACAGCGTATTGACAACAGCGGTATAGAAGAGATGGAAATACGCTCTCCTTTAACCTGCGAAACACGTCATGGTATCTGCTCTAAATGCTACGGACGAAACCTGGCTTCGGGCAAAATGGTGCAGATAGGCGAGTCAGTAGGAGTAATTGCTGCTCAGTCAATTGGTGAACCTGGTACACAGCTTACATTGAGAACTTTCCACGTGGGTGGTACAGCATCAAACATTGCGGTAGATGCTATGATCAAATCTAAATTTGATGGTGTGGTTGAGTACGAAGAGATCAAACACCTTAAAACCACCGATGATGAGGGAGAGGAGAAGATTGTGGTTATGGGTAGATCCGGTGAGATTAAAATAGTGGATGAGAAAACTGGAAAAGTGTTCTCTACAAACAACGTACCATACGGCTCATTCCTGAAAGTGAAAGATGGTGAGAAGGTGAAGAAAGGACAGGAGCTATGTAACTGGGATCCGTACAATGCGGTAATCTTATCCGAGTATGAAGGTACGGTTGATTTTGAATCTATTGAGCAGGGAATTACTTATAAGGAAGAATTTGACGAACATACTGGTCACCGTGAGAAGGTAATTACAGAAACGAAGGATAAAACCAAAAACCCTGCTATTGTAATTAACCCTAGTAAAAAGTCGGAGCTGGACGAACCTAAAGGTTACAATATACCAGTAGGAGCTCACTTAGCTGTAGAAAAAGGGGATAAAGTTAGAGCAGGACAGGTACTGGTTAAAATTCCTCGTATGATGAGTAAGTCACGAGATATTACTGGTGGTCTTCCTAGAGTAACTGAACTTTTTGAAGCTCGTAACCCTTCTAACCCTGCTGTGGTAAGTGCTATTAATGGTGCGGTAACCTACGGAGGTGTTAAAAGAGGTAATCGTGAAATCTTCATTGAATCAAAAGATGGTGTTAAGAAAAGGTATTTAGTGCCCCTTTCTAAACACATCCTTGTTCAGGACAATGACTACGTTAAAGCAGGTATGGCATTATCCGATGGTGCTATTACTCCGGCCGATATATTGTCTATCAAAGGACCTACTGCTGTTCAGGAATATCTTGTAGATGAAATTCAGGAAGTTTATCGTCTACAGGGTGTTAAGATTAACGATAAGCATATTGAGGTAATCGTTAGTCAGATGATGCAGAAAGTAGAAATTGTAGACGCTGGAGACACCAGCTTCTTGATGCGTCAGGTAGTTGATAAGTTTAGTTTTAGAGAAGAAAATGACCTGATACTGGATAAAAAAGTAGTATTAGATGCAGGAGACTCTATTAAGCTGAAGCCAGGTATGATTGTTACTCAGCGTCAGCTTAGAGATGAAAACTCTTCACTAAAACGCCAGGATAAGAAAGTGGTACAGGTAAGAGATGCCGAGCCAGCATTGGCAAAGCCTACTCTTCAGGGTATTACTCAAGCTTCTCTGGGTACAGAAAGCTTCTTATCTGCTGCATCATTCCAGGAAACAACCAAAGTTCTAAGTGAAGCCTCTATTCGTGGTAAGCGTGATGAACTTAAAGGGTTGAAAGAAAACATTATTGTTGGCCATCCAATCCCTGCTGGTACTGGAATTCGTAGTTACGACAAAATTATTGTTCACTCTAAAGAAGAGTATGAGCAATTGAAGTCATCTAGAGAGAGCAGAAAAGAAGAAAGTCAAAGTACATTAGAGGCATAA
- the rpoB gene encoding DNA-directed RNA polymerase subunit beta, translating to MANLYKPTERVNFASIKTVLDYPDFLDVQVKSFKDFLQIETPAERRSNEGLFKVFSENFPISDSRENFVLEFIDYVIDPPKYSVDESIDRGLTFSVPLKAKLRLSCNDEDNEDFETIEQEVFLGNIPYMTEKGSFIINGAERVIVSQLHRSPGVFFAQSKHTNGTKLYSARIIPFKGSWIEFATDVNGVMYAYIDRKKKFPVTTLLRAIGYGSDKDILDLFGLSEEVKADESNLKQYVGRKLAARVLRTWTEDFVDEDTGEVVSIDRNEVLLERDSVLSEEDIDTITESGTDSIILHREDVNITDYSIIYNTLQKDNSNSEKEAVEQIYRQLRNTEAPDEQTARDIIQSLFFSDKRYDLGEVGRYRINKKLDLEIDSDVRVLTTEDIIKIVKYLIGLINSRAVVDDIDHLSNRRVRTVGEQLYSQFGVGLARMARTIKERMNVRDNEDFKPVDLINARTLSSVINSFFGTNQLSQFMDQTNPLAEVTHKRRMSALGPGGLSRERAGFEVRDVHYTHYGRLCTIETPEGPNIGLISSLCVHAKVNHMGFIETPYRKVEEGKVDMSGDVLYLTAEEEDTHNIAQANAPLETNGKFVNETVKARYEGDFPVVEPGQVSYMDVAPNQIVSVAASMIPFLEHDDANRALMGSNMQRQAVPLLKPEAPIVGTGLEARVALDSRSLVLAEEDGVVEYVDGRKIVMRYDLTDEQRLVSFDGDLKTYTLTKFRRTNQDTCVNLKPIVLKGERVKKGQPLCEGYATENGELALGRNMKVAFMPWQGYNFEDAIVISEKVVRDDIFTSIHVEEFELEVRDTKRGEEELTSEIPNVSEEAVKNLDENGIIRVGADVKEGDILIGKITPKGETDPTPEEKLLRAIFGDKAGDVKDASLKASPSLRGVVIDTKLFSRPKKDKELRAKSKKEVENLKVNYKKDLLGLRATMINKLSGLLDGKTSQGVKHKFGDEIISKGMKFSRANIENNLFPEKNIYRDESNYNVPEEANLISDLIIENWTEDEHVNELVFEMVKNYNQTRNELTAHFKRERFTLEVGDELPAGIVQLAKVYVAKKRKLKVGDKMAGRHGNKGVVAKIVREEDMPFMADGTPVDIVLNPLGVPSRMNLGQIYETVLGWAGLKLGRKYSTPIFDGASLDDVSKELKEAGLPEFGRTELYDGLSGEKFDQKVTVGVIYMLKLGHLVDDKMHARSIGPYSLITQQPLGGKAQFGGQRFGEMEVWALEAFGASHVLQEILTVKSDDVVGRAKAYEAIVKGENLPKPNIPESFNVLVHELRGLALEITLD from the coding sequence TTGGCTAATTTATATAAACCCACTGAACGCGTCAATTTTGCTTCCATCAAGACTGTACTTGACTATCCAGACTTTCTGGATGTGCAGGTTAAGTCTTTCAAGGACTTCTTGCAAATTGAGACGCCAGCAGAAAGAAGAAGTAATGAGGGGCTTTTCAAAGTGTTCTCCGAGAATTTTCCCATTTCAGATTCTCGTGAAAACTTTGTGCTTGAATTCATTGATTATGTCATTGACCCTCCCAAATATTCTGTAGACGAAAGCATCGACAGAGGACTTACTTTCTCAGTACCTCTTAAAGCTAAACTTCGCCTTTCTTGCAATGATGAGGATAATGAAGACTTTGAAACCATTGAGCAGGAAGTTTTCTTAGGAAATATTCCTTACATGACTGAAAAAGGCTCTTTCATTATTAATGGAGCGGAAAGGGTCATTGTATCGCAGCTACACAGATCACCTGGAGTATTCTTCGCACAAAGTAAACATACCAACGGTACTAAATTATATTCTGCCAGAATTATTCCGTTCAAAGGCTCTTGGATAGAGTTTGCAACTGATGTAAACGGAGTAATGTACGCTTACATTGATAGAAAGAAGAAGTTTCCGGTAACTACCCTACTTAGAGCTATTGGTTATGGTAGCGATAAGGATATACTTGATTTGTTTGGTCTTTCAGAAGAAGTAAAAGCAGATGAGTCTAACCTGAAACAATATGTAGGTAGAAAGCTTGCAGCTCGTGTTTTAAGAACATGGACTGAAGACTTTGTAGATGAAGATACCGGCGAAGTAGTCTCTATAGATAGAAATGAGGTGCTACTTGAGAGAGATTCTGTACTAAGCGAAGAAGATATAGATACTATTACTGAGTCTGGTACAGATTCAATTATTTTGCATAGAGAGGATGTAAATATTACAGATTACTCTATTATATATAATACGCTTCAGAAAGATAACTCAAACTCAGAGAAAGAAGCTGTAGAGCAAATTTATCGTCAGCTTCGTAATACAGAAGCTCCTGATGAACAAACTGCTCGTGATATCATTCAGAGCTTGTTCTTTAGTGATAAAAGATATGATCTGGGTGAAGTAGGACGTTATCGTATCAATAAGAAACTGGATCTGGAAATTGACTCAGACGTACGTGTACTGACTACTGAAGACATCATTAAGATTGTAAAATATCTTATTGGTCTTATCAATTCTCGTGCGGTAGTGGATGATATTGACCACTTAAGCAATAGACGTGTAAGAACAGTGGGCGAGCAGCTTTACAGTCAGTTCGGTGTAGGGCTTGCCCGTATGGCTCGTACCATTAAAGAAAGAATGAATGTTCGTGATAATGAGGACTTTAAGCCAGTTGATTTGATCAACGCGCGTACTTTATCTTCTGTTATCAACTCATTCTTTGGTACCAATCAGCTTTCTCAGTTTATGGATCAAACCAATCCATTAGCTGAAGTTACACATAAGCGTCGTATGTCTGCTTTAGGCCCTGGTGGTCTTTCCAGAGAAAGAGCTGGTTTTGAGGTACGAGATGTGCATTACACCCACTACGGAAGACTTTGTACTATTGAGACACCTGAAGGACCAAACATTGGTCTGATTTCTTCTCTTTGTGTTCATGCTAAAGTGAACCACATGGGCTTTATCGAAACACCTTATCGTAAGGTGGAAGAGGGTAAAGTTGATATGAGTGGAGATGTCCTTTACCTGACAGCAGAAGAAGAAGATACACACAATATTGCTCAGGCTAATGCTCCTCTGGAGACTAACGGTAAATTTGTTAATGAAACAGTAAAAGCTCGTTACGAAGGTGACTTCCCGGTGGTAGAGCCTGGTCAGGTATCTTATATGGACGTAGCGCCTAACCAGATAGTATCGGTAGCAGCATCCATGATTCCATTCTTGGAGCATGATGATGCCAACCGTGCTTTGATGGGATCAAACATGCAGCGTCAGGCTGTTCCATTGTTGAAACCTGAAGCTCCTATCGTAGGTACAGGACTTGAAGCTCGTGTTGCACTAGACTCTAGATCATTAGTACTAGCTGAAGAGGATGGTGTGGTAGAATACGTAGACGGCCGCAAAATAGTAATGCGTTACGATCTGACGGATGAGCAGAGACTTGTAAGCTTTGACGGTGACCTTAAAACTTATACCCTAACCAAGTTCCGTAGAACAAACCAGGATACATGCGTAAACCTGAAGCCCATTGTTCTGAAAGGAGAGCGCGTGAAAAAAGGTCAGCCTTTATGCGAAGGTTATGCAACCGAGAATGGTGAGCTGGCTTTAGGTAGAAATATGAAGGTGGCTTTCATGCCTTGGCAGGGTTACAACTTTGAGGATGCAATTGTAATTTCAGAGAAAGTAGTACGTGATGATATCTTTACTTCTATTCACGTTGAAGAGTTTGAGCTGGAAGTAAGAGATACTAAGCGTGGTGAAGAAGAACTGACTTCTGAAATTCCTAACGTAAGTGAAGAGGCTGTTAAAAACCTTGACGAAAATGGTATTATTAGAGTTGGTGCTGATGTTAAGGAAGGTGATATACTAATTGGTAAGATTACACCTAAGGGTGAAACTGATCCTACTCCTGAAGAAAAACTCCTGAGAGCTATCTTTGGTGATAAAGCGGGAGATGTAAAAGACGCTTCCCTGAAAGCTTCTCCTTCACTAAGAGGTGTAGTAATAGATACTAAACTTTTCTCTCGTCCTAAAAAGGACAAAGAGCTACGTGCCAAGTCAAAGAAGGAAGTAGAAAACCTGAAAGTTAACTACAAAAAAGATCTTCTTGGCCTGAGAGCTACCATGATCAATAAGCTGTCTGGCTTATTAGATGGTAAAACTTCTCAGGGAGTAAAGCACAAGTTTGGAGATGAAATTATTTCTAAGGGGATGAAATTCTCAAGAGCTAATATTGAGAATAATCTCTTCCCTGAAAAGAACATTTACAGAGACGAAAGTAACTATAATGTTCCTGAAGAAGCCAATCTGATCTCTGATCTGATTATAGAGAATTGGACTGAAGATGAGCATGTGAACGAACTGGTGTTTGAAATGGTTAAAAACTACAATCAAACCCGTAATGAGTTAACTGCTCACTTTAAGCGTGAACGCTTCACACTAGAAGTAGGTGATGAATTACCTGCCGGAATTGTTCAACTGGCTAAAGTTTATGTAGCTAAAAAACGTAAACTTAAAGTTGGTGATAAGATGGCTGGACGTCACGGAAACAAAGGTGTGGTTGCAAAAATCGTTCGTGAGGAAGACATGCCTTTCATGGCAGATGGAACTCCTGTAGATATCGTACTAAACCCTCTTGGTGTACCATCTCGTATGAACCTGGGGCAGATTTACGAAACTGTATTAGGCTGGGCTGGTCTTAAACTAGGCAGAAAATACAGCACACCTATCTTTGATGGAGCTTCTCTGGATGATGTATCTAAAGAGCTGAAAGAGGCTGGCCTTCCGGAATTTGGACGTACTGAACTTTACGACGGACTTAGTGGTGAAAAATTTGACCAGAAAGTTACTGTCGGAGTAATTTATATGCTAAAACTTGGTCACCTGGTTGACGATAAAATGCACGCCCGTTCTATCGGACCATACTCTCTCATTACTCAGCAGCCTCTTGGAGGTAAAGCGCAGTTTGGTGGACAACGCTTTGGAGAGATGGAGGTATGGGCATTAGAAGCTTTTGGTGCTTCTCATGTTCTCCAGGAGATACTCACTGTCAAGTCGGATGATGTTGTAGGTAGAGCCAAAGCTTATGAAGCTATTGTAAAAGGTGAAAACCTGCCTAAGCCTAACATCCCTGAGTCTTTCAATGTACTAGTACATGAACTTAGAGGACTAGCGCTAGAAATCACCCTTGACTAA
- the rplL gene encoding 50S ribosomal protein L7/L12 translates to MADLKDFAEQLVNLTVKEVNELATILKEEYGIEPAAAAAPVAVAAGGGEGGAEEEKTSFDVVLKSPGGSKLAVVKLVKELTGLGLKEAKELVDGAPKEIKEGVSKDEAEGLKKQLEEAGAEVELK, encoded by the coding sequence ATGGCAGACTTGAAAGATTTCGCAGAACAGCTGGTTAACCTTACAGTAAAAGAAGTTAACGAACTTGCTACCATCCTTAAAGAGGAGTATGGTATTGAGCCAGCTGCAGCCGCTGCTCCCGTAGCTGTTGCTGCAGGAGGCGGAGAAGGTGGTGCTGAAGAAGAAAAGACTTCTTTTGACGTAGTACTGAAGTCTCCTGGTGGTTCTAAACTGGCAGTTGTGAAACTTGTTAAGGAATTAACTGGTTTAGGTCTTAAAGAAGCAAAAGAACTTGTTGATGGTGCACCTAAAGAAATTAAAGAAGGTGTAAGCAAAGACGAGGCTGAAGGACTTAAAAAGCAGCTTGAAGAAGCTGGTGCAGAAGTAGAACTTAAGTAA
- the rplJ gene encoding 50S ribosomal protein L10, translating to MTREEKGVLIDELAEKLKNTTYFYIADTAGLSVSEVNSFRELCFKRGVEYKVVKNTLIRKALEKLDTDYAPFDEILKGSSGIMFSPEVGNAPAKIIKEFKKKDKELTKPAFKAASIDTDLFVGAENLEMLSSLKSKDELIGEIIGLLQSPATNVISALQSGKHKLAGIVKTLSEREG from the coding sequence ATGACAAGAGAAGAAAAAGGCGTTCTTATAGACGAGCTAGCTGAAAAGCTAAAAAACACCACTTACTTCTACATTGCTGACACTGCTGGTTTAAGTGTTTCTGAAGTGAATTCTTTTCGTGAGCTTTGCTTCAAAAGAGGTGTAGAGTACAAAGTGGTTAAAAACACTTTGATCAGAAAGGCGCTGGAGAAACTTGATACAGATTACGCTCCTTTTGATGAAATATTGAAAGGCTCTTCAGGAATTATGTTTTCTCCTGAAGTAGGAAATGCTCCAGCAAAAATTATAAAAGAGTTTAAGAAAAAAGATAAAGAGCTTACTAAGCCTGCGTTTAAAGCTGCTTCAATTGATACCGATTTGTTCGTGGGAGCAGAGAACCTTGAAATGCTGAGCTCACTTAAATCTAAGGATGAACTCATTGGGGAAATCATTGGTTTACTTCAATCTCCTGCAACCAATGTTATCTCTGCACTTCAAAGTGGAAAACACAAACTTGCAGGTATCGTAAAAACATTGTCCGAGAGAGAAGGATAG
- the rplA gene encoding 50S ribosomal protein L1 → MAKLSKKKADILKKYDFNKQYSLEEASSLVKEITTTGFDASVDLDVNLGVDPRKADQMVRGVVALPHGTGKEVRVLVLCTPDKEEEAKAAGADHVGLDDYIQKIEGGWTDIDVIITMPTVMAKVGRLGRVLGPRGLMPNPKAGTVTMDIGKAVQEVKGGKIDFKVDKFGIIHTSVGKASFDANKIAENANEVIQTLSRLKPASTKGTYIKGIYLSSTMSKGIQIDKNSIAGI, encoded by the coding sequence ATGGCTAAGTTATCTAAAAAGAAAGCAGATATTTTAAAGAAGTATGACTTCAACAAGCAGTATTCTCTTGAAGAAGCGTCTTCTTTAGTAAAGGAAATTACTACTACTGGCTTTGATGCTTCTGTTGACCTTGATGTTAACCTTGGAGTTGATCCTCGTAAAGCAGATCAGATGGTAAGAGGAGTGGTAGCTTTACCTCATGGTACTGGTAAGGAAGTGAGAGTATTGGTTCTTTGTACTCCTGATAAAGAAGAAGAAGCCAAAGCAGCTGGCGCTGATCATGTAGGTCTTGATGACTACATTCAAAAAATTGAAGGTGGTTGGACTGATATTGACGTGATTATCACTATGCCTACAGTAATGGCAAAAGTTGGTCGTTTGGGTAGAGTGTTAGGTCCTCGTGGTTTGATGCCTAACCCTAAGGCAGGTACAGTTACTATGGATATTGGAAAGGCTGTACAGGAAGTAAAAGGTGGTAAAATTGACTTTAAAGTAGACAAATTCGGTATCATCCATACTAGTGTGGGTAAAGCATCTTTTGATGCAAATAAAATTGCCGAAAATGCTAATGAAGTAATTCAGACCTTAAGCAGACTGAAACCTGCTTCTACCAAGGGAACATACATTAAAGGAATTTACTTATCTAGTACGATGAGTAAAGGAATCCAAATTGACAAGAATAGTATAGCTGGAATATAA
- the rplK gene encoding 50S ribosomal protein L11, translating into MAKEIVGYLKLQIRGGQANPSPPVGPALGSKGLNIMEFCKQFNARTQDKQGQVLPVVVTIFSDKSFDFVVKTPPAAVMLLEAAKQKKGSSEPNRSKVGSVSWDQVKEIAETKMPDLNAFKVESAMKMVAGTAKSMGITVKGKAPWDN; encoded by the coding sequence ATGGCTAAGGAAATAGTTGGATATTTAAAGTTACAAATCAGGGGTGGACAAGCTAACCCCTCACCTCCGGTAGGTCCGGCTCTTGGTAGTAAAGGTCTTAATATCATGGAGTTCTGTAAGCAGTTCAATGCCAGAACACAGGATAAACAAGGACAGGTATTACCGGTAGTAGTTACCATCTTCTCTGATAAGTCTTTTGACTTTGTCGTAAAGACTCCTCCTGCAGCGGTTATGTTGCTGGAAGCTGCTAAGCAGAAAAAAGGATCTTCTGAGCCTAACCGTTCTAAAGTAGGATCTGTATCCTGGGATCAGGTGAAAGAAATTGCTGAAACAAAAATGCCTGACCTCAATGCTTTTAAAGTTGAGTCAGCTATGAAAATGGTTGCAGGTACAGCAAAAAGTATGGGTATCACGGTAAAAGGTAAGGCTCCCTGGGATAATTAA